One Dromiciops gliroides isolate mDroGli1 chromosome 3, mDroGli1.pri, whole genome shotgun sequence DNA segment encodes these proteins:
- the LOC122746000 gene encoding ferritin light chain-like, which produces MPETRENSETSSPGSGSCFNSVWMEQTRGSPNSPRARSSSFCSPPAPGTTRLPAFETIGLRDQIRQNSSEAEAEAAVNRLANLYLQASYSYLSLGFYFDWDDVALPRVSHFFRDPAKDKHEGTERLMRLQNQRGGRVLLQAAQKPGQDEWDRSLDAMEAALSLEKGLNQALLKLHALGSSQGDPHLCDFLESHYLGEEVRLLKRLGDHLTTLRHVQADPQPGLFEWLSLKHDWEEQLHEKANGAHNKE; this is translated from the exons atgcctgaaacaAG agaaaatagCGAGACCTCGTCTCCCGGCTCTGGTTCTTGCTTCAACAGTGTTTGGATGGAACAGACCCGGGGTTCCCCCAACTCCCCTCGCGCTAGATCTTCGTCCTTCTGCAGCCCGCCAGCCCCTGGGACCACCCGACTCCCCGCTTTCGAGACCATCGGCCTCCGGGACCAAATCCGCCAAAACTCCTCCGAGGCCGAGGCCGAGGCCGCGGTCAACCGCTTGGCCAACCTCTACCTGCAGGCCTCCTACTCCTACCTGTCCCTGGGTTTCTATTTCGACTGGGACGATGTCGCTCTGCCGAGGGTGTCGCATTTTTTCCGTGACCCGGCGAAGGACAAACACGAGGGCACTGAGCGCCTTATGCGGCTCCAGAACCAACGTGGGGGCCGGGTCCTCCTCCAGGCTGCGCAGAAACCTGGTCAAGATGAGTGGGACCGCAGCTTGGATGCCATGGAGGCTGCCCTGAGCCTGGAGAAGGGCTTGAACCAAGCCCTCCTAAAGCTGCACGCCCTGGGCTCCAGCCAAGGGGATCCACACCTCTGCGATTTCCTGGAGAGCCACTACCTGGGCGAAGAGGTGAGGCTGCTGAAGCGCCTGGGCGACCACCTGACCACCCTGCGCCACGTGCAGGCCGACCCCCAGCCCGGGCTGTTCGAGTGGCTAAGCCTGAAGCACGACTGGGAGGAGCAGCTCCACGAGAAGGCCAACGGGGCCCACAATAAAGAATAA